From Anaerohalosphaera lusitana, one genomic window encodes:
- a CDS encoding TRAP transporter small permease, translating to MLKSIKNILDKTLEVTVMVAVAVLVIDVLWQVFTRFVLGQSSSWTEELATFLLIWVALLGSAVALNRGAHLGIDYFVGKFQVRTRIKIEVVVFVLVAAFSILVMMLGGWQLVTRTLELGQKTSTFKNLKMGYVYLAVPISGFFLALYSVIGVIERVQELISGNVDESLHVSDSASEID from the coding sequence ATGCTGAAATCCATCAAAAATATTTTAGACAAAACGCTGGAAGTGACGGTTATGGTCGCTGTGGCAGTGCTTGTGATCGATGTGCTTTGGCAGGTGTTCACCAGGTTCGTCCTCGGTCAATCCAGTTCGTGGACCGAAGAGCTGGCAACATTTCTGCTGATCTGGGTTGCTTTGCTGGGTTCTGCTGTGGCGTTGAACAGAGGAGCCCATCTTGGAATCGACTATTTCGTTGGCAAGTTCCAGGTGCGGACGCGCATCAAGATCGAAGTTGTTGTGTTCGTGCTGGTAGCAGCGTTTTCGATACTGGTGATGATGCTTGGCGGCTGGCAGTTGGTTACTCGTACGCTTGAGCTGGGGCAGAAGACATCCACATTCAAGAATCTCAAAATGGGTTACGTTTATCTGGCAGTGCCCATAAGCGGATTCTTCCTGGCCTTGTACAGCGTCATAGGCGTAATCGAACGAGTCCAGGAACTCATAAGCGGCAATGTTGACGAGAGCCTGCATGTAAGTGACTCTGCTTCAGAGATCGACTAG
- the uxaC gene encoding glucuronate isomerase yields the protein MSDKFLTEEFLLFSEPARQLYHEFAAKMPIYDYHCHLPAAAIAEDINFDNLAQAWLGGDHYKWRAMRTNGAEERYCTGDASDREKFQKWAETVPYCIRNPLYHWTHMELKKPFGIEGQLLGPDTADAIYEQCSEMLRSPGFSVRGILKKMNVELVCTTEDPLDSLEHHQAIKESGCEVAVHTAWRPDKAMGVDDLQQLNAWIDRLGQLTDTDITGYDDYLRALDVRHQHFHDNGCRLSDHGLEVPLAAEYTNSQVKLIFDKIRTKQSLNDCEKEQFQTALLVELTEMNFNRGWVQQLHIGPIRNNSSRLFKQCGPDAGFDSMGDAPIAKPLAALLDRLDTDGKLAKTIIYNINPKDNETVATMIGNFQDGSVPGKMQYGSGWWFLDQIDGMTDQMRALSNMGLLSRFIGMTTDSRSFLSFPRHEYFRRVLCNLIGDDIDKGLLPADMEWMGKIVEDICFNNANDYFGMELNG from the coding sequence ATGAGCGATAAGTTTCTAACAGAAGAGTTTCTGCTGTTCAGCGAACCGGCCAGGCAGCTCTATCATGAGTTTGCGGCCAAGATGCCGATCTATGATTATCATTGTCATCTGCCTGCTGCCGCCATCGCTGAGGATATTAACTTCGACAATCTCGCGCAGGCGTGGCTTGGCGGTGATCACTACAAGTGGCGCGCGATGCGCACCAACGGTGCCGAAGAGCGGTACTGTACGGGCGATGCGAGTGACCGGGAGAAGTTCCAGAAATGGGCCGAAACGGTTCCCTACTGCATTCGCAACCCGCTGTACCACTGGACTCACATGGAGCTGAAAAAGCCCTTCGGAATCGAGGGACAGCTTCTCGGGCCGGACACGGCGGATGCGATATATGAGCAGTGCAGTGAGATGCTTCGCTCGCCGGGGTTCAGCGTACGCGGTATTTTGAAGAAGATGAATGTCGAGCTGGTGTGTACTACCGAGGATCCGCTGGACAGCCTGGAGCATCATCAGGCGATAAAGGAAAGCGGATGTGAAGTAGCGGTCCATACTGCGTGGCGGCCTGACAAGGCGATGGGGGTGGATGATCTGCAGCAGCTCAATGCGTGGATCGATCGCCTGGGCCAGTTGACGGATACTGATATAACAGGCTATGATGATTATCTGCGGGCGCTGGATGTGAGACATCAGCACTTCCATGATAATGGTTGCAGGCTGAGTGATCACGGGCTGGAGGTGCCGCTGGCTGCGGAATATACTAACTCACAGGTCAAGCTGATCTTCGATAAGATACGGACGAAACAGTCGTTGAATGACTGCGAAAAAGAGCAGTTTCAGACCGCCCTGCTGGTCGAGCTTACTGAGATGAACTTCAACCGCGGATGGGTGCAGCAGCTTCATATCGGGCCGATCCGCAACAACAGCAGTCGGCTGTTCAAGCAGTGCGGACCGGACGCTGGCTTTGACAGCATGGGCGACGCGCCGATTGCCAAGCCGCTTGCAGCATTGCTCGACAGGCTGGACACCGACGGCAAACTTGCGAAGACGATCATCTACAATATCAATCCGAAGGACAACGAGACGGTAGCAACGATGATCGGTAATTTCCAGGACGGGTCGGTGCCGGGCAAAATGCAGTATGGTTCGGGCTGGTGGTTCCTGGATCAGATCGACGGGATGACGGATCAGATGAGAGCGTTGTCGAATATGGGCCTGCTGAGCAGGTTTATCGGCATGACTACTGATTCGCGCAGTTTCCTTTCGTTCCCGAGACACGAGTATTTCCGCAGGGTTCTCTGCAATCTCATCGGCGACGATATTGATAAGGGCCTGCTGCCTGCGGATATGGAGTGGATGGGCAAGATCGTCGAGGATATCTGCTTCAACAATGCAAACGATTATTTCGGCATGGAGCTTAACGGCTGA
- a CDS encoding glycoside hydrolase family 3 C-terminal domain-containing protein, translating into MSAGCASAADSGSIYHDDWIDFNKNGQKDVYEDSSADINARIDDLISQMNLKEKTCQMTTLYGYQRVLGDALPKPSWKQKVWKDGIGAIDEHLNGFVGWGRPPQDNPYVWPASKHAWAVDEVQRFFVEETRLGIPVDFTNEGIRGIESYKATNFPTQLGIGHTWNRELVRRIGEITGQEARLLGYTNVYSPILDVGYDQRWGRYEEVYSESPFLCSELGIEMVKGLQKDFQVASTAKHFAVYSVNKGAREGFSRVDPKTSPREVENIFMMPFKRVMEETDLLGVMASYNDYDGVPIEGSKYWLTERLREDLGFKGYVVSDSDAVMYLYNKHKVAEDYKEAVRQSVEAGLNVRCTFRSPSSWINPLRELVREGSVSMDTIDARVRDILRVKFLVGLFDKPYVEDHDEADKVVYSEEHRKVALQASRESLVLLKNKGGMLPLAQDRIKRIAVCGPNADDGRYATTHYGPQAVEVSTVLDGIRERAGENFEVLYTKGCDLTDKGWPATEILPSPLNDEEKAEIAKAVANARKSDVAVVVVGGNVDTCGENKSRTSLDLPGKQRELVKAVYETGTPTVVVLISGRPLSINYVDKYIPAVLAAWYPGSEGGRAVADVLFGDYNPGGKLSVTFPRYVGQLPMNFLAKPASQANGRVRVNGFIYPFGHGLSYTTFKYSNLQISPKVQRPDGNIEVSVDVQNTGDRAGDEVVQLYTRDLVSSVTTYVKNLRGFDRISLKSGEKKTVSFTLRPRDLRLLNRDMEWVVEPGEFNVMVGRSSEDIRVSGKFAIANEADFEAMQEKLKQLETAARYVHASNAERDNPAANAFDGDLDTRWSSGARDPYLDLELVDGAKPGEIGIAWYKGDERQYGFEIQLSGGGGQWMTVYKGKSSGKTTDVETYEFDGFRASDLRIIGHGSNANAWTAITEIKLAEFKGN; encoded by the coding sequence ATGTCGGCTGGCTGTGCTTCGGCGGCGGACTCGGGCAGCATTTACCATGACGACTGGATAGATTTCAACAAGAACGGGCAAAAAGACGTCTACGAGGACAGCAGTGCAGACATAAACGCACGGATCGACGACCTGATCAGCCAGATGAATCTGAAAGAGAAGACTTGCCAGATGACTACGCTGTATGGTTATCAGCGTGTTCTTGGCGATGCGCTACCGAAACCTTCATGGAAGCAGAAGGTGTGGAAAGACGGTATCGGCGCGATCGATGAGCATCTGAACGGTTTCGTAGGCTGGGGAAGACCACCGCAGGATAATCCTTATGTATGGCCCGCGTCTAAACATGCGTGGGCGGTCGATGAGGTGCAGCGTTTCTTCGTAGAGGAAACCAGGCTCGGCATTCCGGTCGATTTCACAAATGAAGGCATACGGGGCATAGAGTCGTACAAGGCGACGAATTTCCCGACGCAGCTTGGTATCGGCCATACCTGGAACCGTGAGCTGGTAAGACGGATCGGTGAGATCACGGGGCAGGAAGCTCGTCTGCTGGGCTATACTAATGTGTATTCACCCATTCTCGATGTCGGCTACGATCAGAGATGGGGCCGCTATGAAGAAGTTTACAGTGAATCGCCCTTCCTGTGTTCCGAGCTTGGCATTGAGATGGTTAAGGGCCTGCAGAAGGATTTTCAGGTTGCCTCTACTGCAAAGCATTTTGCTGTATACAGCGTGAACAAGGGTGCCCGCGAAGGTTTTTCACGGGTCGATCCGAAGACGTCTCCGCGTGAGGTGGAGAATATATTCATGATGCCGTTCAAACGCGTTATGGAAGAGACTGATCTGCTGGGCGTTATGGCGAGCTATAATGATTATGACGGCGTTCCGATCGAAGGCAGTAAGTACTGGCTGACGGAAAGACTTCGCGAGGATCTTGGCTTTAAGGGATATGTGGTCAGCGACAGTGATGCAGTCATGTATCTGTACAATAAGCACAAGGTTGCCGAGGACTACAAGGAAGCCGTCAGGCAGTCGGTCGAAGCGGGCCTGAACGTAAGGTGTACTTTCCGCTCGCCGTCCAGTTGGATCAATCCGCTGCGCGAGCTTGTCCGCGAAGGATCCGTCTCGATGGACACAATCGACGCACGGGTACGCGATATACTGCGGGTAAAGTTCCTGGTCGGTTTGTTCGACAAGCCATACGTCGAGGATCACGACGAAGCGGATAAGGTCGTTTACAGCGAAGAGCACAGGAAGGTTGCGCTTCAGGCTTCACGCGAAAGCCTGGTTCTGTTGAAGAACAAGGGTGGTATGCTGCCGTTGGCTCAGGACAGGATCAAGAGAATCGCTGTGTGCGGGCCGAACGCCGACGATGGACGGTATGCGACGACGCACTATGGTCCGCAGGCGGTCGAGGTTTCCACGGTGCTTGACGGTATCCGTGAGCGGGCCGGCGAGAACTTCGAGGTGCTGTACACCAAAGGATGCGACCTGACGGATAAAGGCTGGCCAGCGACCGAGATACTGCCTTCACCTTTGAATGACGAGGAAAAGGCCGAGATCGCCAAGGCGGTTGCAAATGCACGCAAGTCGGATGTGGCTGTCGTGGTTGTCGGCGGGAATGTCGATACATGCGGCGAGAACAAGTCGAGGACCAGTCTCGACCTGCCCGGTAAGCAGCGGGAACTGGTCAAGGCGGTCTACGAGACTGGCACACCCACGGTCGTAGTTCTGATCAGCGGCAGGCCTTTGAGTATCAATTACGTGGACAAGTATATACCTGCTGTGCTGGCGGCGTGGTATCCGGGTTCCGAAGGCGGCAGAGCGGTAGCGGATGTTCTGTTCGGCGATTACAATCCGGGCGGCAAACTGTCTGTTACGTTCCCGCGTTATGTGGGCCAGCTTCCGATGAACTTTCTCGCCAAACCCGCTTCGCAGGCTAACGGGCGGGTCCGTGTCAACGGTTTCATATACCCGTTCGGGCACGGCCTGAGCTACACCACGTTCAAATACTCGAATCTGCAGATCAGTCCGAAGGTGCAAAGGCCTGACGGAAATATCGAGGTTTCGGTCGATGTGCAGAATACCGGTGATCGGGCCGGCGATGAGGTCGTACAGCTTTATACCCGCGATCTGGTCAGCAGCGTTACGACGTACGTGAAGAATCTGCGTGGTTTTGACCGCATCAGCTTGAAATCTGGCGAAAAGAAGACGGTGAGCTTCACGTTGCGGCCCCGTGATCTGCGGCTGTTGAATCGCGATATGGAATGGGTCGTCGAACCGGGCGAGTTCAATGTGATGGTTGGCCGATCCTCTGAAGATATCCGGGTGAGCGGTAAGTTCGCAATCGCTAATGAGGCTGATTTTGAGGCGATGCAGGAAAAACTCAAACAGCTTGAAACGGCCGCCAGGTATGTGCATGCCAGCAATGCCGAGCGGGATAACCCGGCAGCCAACGCTTTTGACGGTGATCTTGACACACGGTGGTCGAGCGGGGCCAGGGATCCATATCTGGACCTGGAACTGGTGGACGGCGCCAAGCCGGGCGAGATCGGCATTGCCTGGTACAAGGGCGATGAGCGTCAGTACGGCTTTGAGATCCAGCTTAGCGGCGGCGGAGGCCAGTGGATGACCGTTTACAAGGGCAAGAGCAGCGGCAAGACGACGGATGTCGAAACGTATGAGTTCGACGGCTTCCGGGCCAGCGATCTTCGAATCATCGGGCACGGCAGCAATGCTAACGCCTGGACAGCCATTACGGAAATTAAACTGGCGGAATTCAAAGGAAACTGA
- a CDS encoding TRAP transporter large permease — MDLPVFVLVTSFVILMAMNVPIAFCMGISTVLSILAIGDIPTFVAVSHKIATGIDSFSLLAIPFFILSGLFMGHGGIARRLIDFANVLVGRFRGGLAFVNVLTCMLFGAISGSAAAAVSSVGGFMIPLMNKMGYDKDFNGSVTVTAATTGLLIPPSNVMIVYSLATGGAVSIAAIFIAGILPGILVGLALITVSAVISIKHNYGKGETFALREGIIRFLKAIPALLLIIIVLGGILGGYFTATEASAVAVLYAFILSVVFYREVKLTDIPKILLQAGVTTSVVFLLIGTSMAMSWVLAAERVPQDISAGLLGLSSNKFVILLMINLILLAVGTFMDMTPAILIFTPIFLPIAKGLGIEPVHFGIIMILNLCIGLCTPPVGTCLFLGCGIAETTVTRMIRKIWPFFLAMIAVLLICTFVPAVSTALPKLLDL, encoded by the coding sequence ATGGATCTGCCTGTTTTTGTACTCGTAACAAGTTTTGTTATACTGATGGCAATGAATGTGCCGATCGCTTTTTGCATGGGAATCTCGACGGTGCTTTCGATACTTGCGATCGGCGATATTCCGACGTTTGTCGCTGTTTCGCATAAGATCGCAACGGGGATCGACAGCTTCTCGCTACTTGCGATACCGTTCTTTATTCTCTCGGGTCTTTTCATGGGCCATGGGGGAATCGCGAGGCGACTGATCGATTTTGCGAATGTGCTCGTCGGCAGATTTCGCGGCGGGCTGGCGTTTGTGAATGTCCTGACCTGTATGCTGTTCGGAGCGATCTCGGGCAGTGCGGCAGCGGCGGTTTCGTCGGTGGGCGGCTTTATGATCCCGCTGATGAACAAGATGGGATATGACAAGGATTTCAACGGCTCGGTAACGGTAACCGCTGCTACTACGGGCCTGCTTATTCCGCCCAGTAATGTGATGATCGTTTATTCGCTGGCCACCGGCGGTGCGGTATCGATCGCGGCGATTTTCATAGCGGGCATTCTGCCCGGCATACTGGTCGGCCTTGCACTTATCACGGTCAGCGCGGTGATATCGATAAAACACAACTACGGCAAGGGTGAGACATTTGCCCTTAGAGAAGGGATCATACGGTTCCTGAAGGCCATACCCGCCCTGCTGCTGATTATCATCGTCCTCGGCGGAATTCTGGGCGGCTATTTCACAGCCACGGAAGCGTCGGCTGTAGCGGTTCTTTACGCGTTCATTTTGTCGGTCGTATTCTATCGCGAAGTTAAGTTGACCGATATTCCGAAGATTCTGCTGCAGGCAGGCGTCACGACATCGGTCGTATTCCTGCTGATCGGCACAAGCATGGCGATGTCATGGGTGCTGGCGGCTGAGCGGGTGCCTCAGGATATCAGTGCGGGTCTTTTGGGGTTGAGCAGCAACAAGTTTGTCATACTGCTGATGATCAACCTGATCCTGCTGGCGGTAGGCACGTTCATGGATATGACGCCTGCGATCCTGATCTTTACGCCGATTTTCCTGCCGATCGCGAAGGGGCTCGGGATAGAACCGGTGCACTTCGGCATCATTATGATACTGAACCTGTGTATCGGCCTGTGCACCCCGCCTGTGGGGACATGTCTGTTCCTGGGTTGCGGCATAGCGGAAACGACCGTTACGCGGATGATACGCAAGATTTGGCCCTTCTTCCTTGCGATGATCGCGGTGTTGCTTATATGCACGTTCGTGCCGGCAGTCTCAACGGCACTGCCTAAACTGCTCGATCTATAA
- a CDS encoding TRAP transporter substrate-binding protein has translation MKRIAFLTVLSLAVVIGGCKKDDSKARVLKLAHGLNTEHPVHKAMMFMAERVKEKSDGKMLVHVYPSEQLGNEKECIEALQLGYLAMTKTSSGPMENFVPEIKVYGIPYLFRDSEHFWKVMKGPIGKELLVAGEEKGLRGLCYYDAGARSFYAKKPIEGPDDVEGLKVRVMSSIMAMQMIEYMGGSPTPISWGELYTSLDQGVVDAAENNPPSFYTSAHYEICDYYSLDEHTRLPDMLVISSKVWDSLTPEQQQILSEAVDESVEHQIKLWAAAEEESMEAVQEAGVTILRPDKEPFREAVKPMWEQYEDTNLGTLIERIQEVK, from the coding sequence ATGAAAAGGATCGCATTTTTGACTGTGCTCTCGCTGGCGGTCGTTATCGGCGGGTGCAAGAAGGACGATTCCAAGGCGCGGGTGCTGAAGCTGGCTCATGGGCTCAATACCGAGCATCCGGTGCACAAGGCCATGATGTTCATGGCTGAGCGGGTGAAGGAAAAGTCCGACGGCAAGATGCTGGTGCATGTCTATCCCAGCGAACAGTTGGGTAACGAAAAGGAATGCATCGAAGCACTGCAGCTCGGTTATCTCGCGATGACCAAAACATCTTCGGGGCCGATGGAAAACTTCGTACCGGAGATCAAAGTTTACGGCATTCCGTATCTGTTCCGTGATTCGGAGCATTTCTGGAAGGTCATGAAGGGCCCTATCGGTAAGGAGCTGCTGGTTGCAGGTGAAGAAAAGGGGCTTCGCGGTTTGTGTTACTATGATGCCGGTGCGAGAAGCTTTTACGCGAAAAAGCCCATCGAAGGGCCTGACGATGTCGAAGGGCTCAAGGTTCGCGTAATGAGCAGTATCATGGCGATGCAGATGATCGAATACATGGGCGGGTCCCCGACGCCAATCTCGTGGGGTGAACTGTATACCTCGCTTGATCAGGGCGTAGTGGATGCAGCGGAGAACAATCCGCCGAGTTTTTACACCTCGGCTCATTACGAGATATGCGACTATTACAGCCTGGATGAGCACACGCGTCTGCCTGATATGCTGGTAATCAGCTCCAAGGTTTGGGATTCGCTTACGCCTGAGCAGCAGCAGATCCTCTCTGAAGCAGTTGACGAATCAGTTGAGCATCAGATCAAGCTATGGGCCGCGGCAGAGGAAGAAAGCATGGAAGCCGTGCAAGAAGCAGGCGTAACGATACTCAGGCCCGACAAGGAACCTTTCCGTGAGGCGGTCAAGCCCATGTGGGAACAGTATGAGGACACCAATCTCGGAACCCTGATCGAGCGAATACAGGAGGTGAAATAG